AGCGCGGCTATGCCGGCCGGTCCTTCTTCGACTGGGAGAAGCTGCCGCGACTCGACAAGCGGTATACGGACTACGCGCGGGTCATGGCCTCGCTCGGCGTCAACGGCGCTGTGATCAACAATGTCAACACGACCGCGGACTACCTCGCCGAGCCGTTCTTGACCAAGCTGGCCGCGCTGGCCGGCGTACTGCGCCGCTACGGCGTGGCGCTGTACGTCACGGCGAACTTCGCCGCCCCCATCGACCTGGGCGGGCTGGACACCGCAGACCCCTTCGACCCGGGGGTGCGCGACTGGTGGACGAAGAAGGCCAAGGAGATCCACGGCAGGATCGAGGACTTCGGCGGCTTCCTGGTCAAGGCCAACTCAGAGGGCCGACCCGGGCCGTTGGACTACGGACGCACCCACGCCGACGGGGCCAACCTGCTGGCGGGCGCGCTGAGACCGTACGGCGGGATCGTGATGTGGCGGTCGTTCGTGCACGACACCGACGAGAAGTGGGACCGGCAGGCCTACCTCGACTTCACGCCGCTGGACGGGAAGTTCGCGGACAACGCCGTTGTGCAGATCAAGAACGGGCCGATCGACTTCCAGGTCCGCGAGCCGGCCCATCCTCTCTTCGGCTCACTGCCGCGCACCAACTCGATGATCGAACTTCAGGTGACGCAGGAGTACACCGGGCACGCCACCCATCTGTGCTATCTGGTTCCGCAGTGGAAGGAAGTCCTGGACTTCGACACGCTCAAGGCCGGGGAGGGCAGCACCGTGGCCCGTGTCGTGACCGGCCGGGTGCACTCCTACTCGCACTTCGGATTCGCCGGCGTGATGAACTTCGGCGACGCCATGAACTGGACCGGCTCACACCTGGCCGCCGCCAACACCCACGGCTACGGACGGCTGGCGTGGAATCCCGAGCTGTCGGCACAGGACCTGGCCGCCGAGTGGACCCGGATGACCTTCGGCAACGACCCGCACGTCGTCGAGACGGTCTCCGCCCTGCTCCTGGGCTCCTGGCGCACCTACGAGGACTACACCTCACCACTGGGCACGGGGTACCTCACCCACCCGCCGGACGGCTCGGTGACCGGGCACTTCGACCCCAGCCCGACGACGACCACCCAGTTCCACAAGTCCGACCGCGAGGGCATCGGCTACGACCGCACCGCCGCCACCGGCAACGGCTACACCAAGCTGTACGCGCCGGCGACACGGGACGCCTACGAGTCGCTGGAGAACTGCCCCGAGGAACTGCTCCTCTTCCTTCACCATGTCCCGTACACCCACCGGCTGGACAACGGCAAGACGGTGATCCAGCACATCTACGACACGCACTTCTCCGGCGCGGCGCGGGTGGCGGACATGCGCACGGAGTGGGAAGGGCTGCGCCGCCGCGTCGACCACCGGCGGTTCACCGACGTGCACCGCCGGTTCGGGGAGCAGATGACCGAGGCCGCCCAGTGGCGGGACACCCTGGCCGCCTACTGGTTCGACCTGAGCCGGATCCGCGACGAGCGCCGCAGCTGGCTCCAGGCGATCGTCGCCCCGGCCGACACGGCACTGCTGGGCGGGGAGCGCAACGAGCTGCCGGTGCAGGTGGTCAACGCGACGAGCTCCGGGCTGCGCACGGTGACCACGCTGGACGTACCCGAGGGCTGGCGGTCCCAGGAGGCGACCTCCTACGTGGCCTCGGGTGAGGGCGAGACCGTGAAGATACCCGTCGTGCCGCCGCCGGCCCCCGCGCTCGCCACCCTCCACGCGCGCCCGAGGTCGGGCGCGGTGCGGGTGCTCGACTCCTCGCTGCGCAGCCTGGCCAAGGCCGTCGTCGTCCCACCCGCCGCGCGATGTGTACACGCGCTGGACGCCGGGCCCGCCTCGTCGCCCCTGCTGAAGGACTACACCCGTCTCTCGCCGGCCAGCGACTGGCACGAGGGCGCCGACTTCGGCTGGGTCGGCAACACGCCCGACGCCACGGACACCGGACTGTTCGATGTCGTCCGCCGGGACTACGTACGCGACGGCGCCCCGACCGTGCTGCGGCTGAAGCTGCCCGCCGGACGCTGCACCGCACATCTGCTCACCGGCGACCCCAACACCTTCAACAGGTCGCTGATCGTCCGTGTGGACGGGATCGAGAAGGCCAGGAGCGAGCAACTCGACGGCCGGGAGTTCACCTGGCTCCGGATCCCACTGGACGGCGGACCCTCCGGACGCGAGGTGGACCTGAAGCTGTCCGCGAAGGAGGACGAGACCTGGCACCTCAGCGCCTGCGTGGTACTGAGGGACGGCCAGGAGCGGCACTAGCGCCGTGACCGGCGGATCATGCGCGCCCAGCGCCGGGGCGCTCCGAAGGGGCGCGGGGCTGTGTCATATGTGCGGCTCCGCAGCGTGGGCACGACCAGCCTGGGGGTACCTCCCTGCTCGAAGAGCTTGGGGGAGCACCCGCATCCTGCAAAGCACAGCCAGGGGCAGCCCCTGCTCAGCACCGCTCGACATACCCGTCCGCACCGTGCACACGGATCCGCTGCCCGTCCCGGATCAGCCGGGTGGCCCCCTCCACGCCCACGACGGCCGGCAAGCCGTACTCCCGGGCGATCACCGCGCCATGGGTCATCAGGCCGCCCACCTCCGTCACCAGGCCCGCGATTCCGACGAACAGCGGCGACCAGCTGGGGTCCGTGAAGGTCGTGACCAGGATGTCGCCCGCTTCGAGATCGGCCTCCGCCATGTCGAGGATGACGCGGGCCCTCCCCTCGATGGTCCCGGCGGAAACCGGTAGGCCGATCAGGGCGCCGGCCGGCACGTCGTCGCGCCGGTACGCCCCGGTGACGGCCTCACCGTCCGAGGTGAGCACCCGGGGCGGTGTGAGCGCGTGGTACGACCGGAACGCGTCCTTGCGCCGCTGGATGAGCCGGCCATCCACCTGGTTCGAGCGCACGACGTCGTGGAGTTCCTGGAACGTGAGGTAGAAGCTGTCCTCCTGCTCAGAAAGCACGCCTGCCCGCACGAGGCGCTCGGCCTCCTCCAGCAGGGCCTGCTTGTAGACGAAGTAGCGGCTGACGATGCCGTACTTCGGGTACTCCCGGTACCCGATGAAGGTTCTGACCCGGTCGATCATCCGCTTGGCCTCGTCGGCCTTCCGGTCCCCGTCCGGCAGGGCCCGCAAGCGTGCCAGCACGTCCTGTTCCTTCTTCCGCGCCTGCTGCCGCCCCTGCTCGAAGCGCCGCTCGGCGGCGCCCGGCTCGAAGTTCCTGACGTTGTCGAGGATCACGCGCACGAGCGTGGTGGGGCGCTCGCGCCAACGCGGCCTCGTGATGTCGATCTCGCCGACGCAGCGCATGCCGTACCGGCCGAGGTAGGCCTCTATGGCGTCGCGCGCTTCGGTCCCGCCCGCGAGCTGCGCCAGCTCGTCCAGGAAGGCGTTGTTCTCGCCGGACTCGCCGGACTCGCCGGACTCGCCGGACTCGCCGGACTCGCCGGACTCGACGCCCTGGAGAAACGCGACCACCTCCGGCCGCGGGCGGATCACGTCCGCGACGTCGAGCAGCGCCAATCCCATCTCCGACGTGACGTTGCCCGGCGCTGACAGCGTCAGCGTGTCGGCCGCGTTCTTCTCACCCAGCCACTCCATCAGCTTGTCGTTGAGCCACCACGTGGCCTCCATCCCCGCCATGATCGCCTGAAGGTTCAGCGGATCACCGAGGACCCGCTTGTGCTCCTCGAAGGCCTCCAGCAGGAAGTCG
This sequence is a window from Streptomyces sp. NBC_01775. Protein-coding genes within it:
- a CDS encoding alpha-glucuronidase family glycosyl hydrolase; translated protein: MSSGIPRRSVLSAAALGSAAGSLSLSVPASAQPVPAAGSSAATLPTEDGYDLWLQYRRVEDPGQLERYRAALASLVWQGGGPLQQSAVDELTRGLTGLLGTRVTPRADAPSRAALVVGTPKSSVLVRELVPASDLSELGDEGYVVRRVTRRGRHFTVVAAHADRGVLYGAFHLLRLVQTRRPLERVDLTERPAAPLRVADHWDNPDGSIERGYAGRSFFDWEKLPRLDKRYTDYARVMASLGVNGAVINNVNTTADYLAEPFLTKLAALAGVLRRYGVALYVTANFAAPIDLGGLDTADPFDPGVRDWWTKKAKEIHGRIEDFGGFLVKANSEGRPGPLDYGRTHADGANLLAGALRPYGGIVMWRSFVHDTDEKWDRQAYLDFTPLDGKFADNAVVQIKNGPIDFQVREPAHPLFGSLPRTNSMIELQVTQEYTGHATHLCYLVPQWKEVLDFDTLKAGEGSTVARVVTGRVHSYSHFGFAGVMNFGDAMNWTGSHLAAANTHGYGRLAWNPELSAQDLAAEWTRMTFGNDPHVVETVSALLLGSWRTYEDYTSPLGTGYLTHPPDGSVTGHFDPSPTTTTQFHKSDREGIGYDRTAATGNGYTKLYAPATRDAYESLENCPEELLLFLHHVPYTHRLDNGKTVIQHIYDTHFSGAARVADMRTEWEGLRRRVDHRRFTDVHRRFGEQMTEAAQWRDTLAAYWFDLSRIRDERRSWLQAIVAPADTALLGGERNELPVQVVNATSSGLRTVTTLDVPEGWRSQEATSYVASGEGETVKIPVVPPPAPALATLHARPRSGAVRVLDSSLRSLAKAVVVPPAARCVHALDAGPASSPLLKDYTRLSPASDWHEGADFGWVGNTPDATDTGLFDVVRRDYVRDGAPTVLRLKLPAGRCTAHLLTGDPNTFNRSLIVRVDGIEKARSEQLDGREFTWLRIPLDGGPSGREVDLKLSAKEDETWHLSACVVLRDGQERH